Genomic window (Juglans microcarpa x Juglans regia isolate MS1-56 chromosome 2S, Jm3101_v1.0, whole genome shotgun sequence):
GAAGAAGACTCCcaattatatacaaaattttcTAAAGTTTTTCAAAGTCCCATTTCAGCTTCAATGACCACATGATTCCCAATGCCTTTTTGATCCATTTCTTTCCATGCTGTGTCAGCACAATTAATGTCTCAATGTCTCTACTATATCACTGCTATGTCTACCATGTCAGCTTTAGGCCTACcacatttcatttaattataataattttttaaaatttttatataaaataaaataaataatttaatttttttaaattttaaaataataataatattaaaaaatatattttttatttaatttttaatttttatcggGATCCATCTCCTCTATAgtgacaaaacaaaaaaatttcaaaacatgaaAGTTTTCAAAAGTCAAAAGTACAAGCACCgctcattttctatatatattgggAACTGTGGGGGCCACCGTGAGGTGATCTTGATAGTTCCTATGCACCAAtaagtttaaaatgtatttttttattttgtttaatttttttaaaaaatatttttttaaaggcattaacaatttattaaaaaaatacttttttaactactaaataaaaaaataaaaaaatctatagaaACTCTAGAAATAAATTATGGGTGACTtgcattttccatatatatttggTCCCTACCATGATGACTTGGGATAGATACCATAATTTTCTGTTCAAACCTTTGATTCCACTCTTATTTCTAGTGACTTTTCATTCATTAGATCCTAACAAGCTTGGTAGCTACTACACGTGAATCAAACCATGTCAGGACAAGTTCTGTTCTTGGGTTCACACGTATGAACATGCAGTCTGCATAATGTGAAAATTACCCACTCTcgttaagaatattaatgacgTTAAACCCTAACacctccaaaaataaaaaataaaaaataaaaataaaaattagtactAATAATTGCTGTATATATACGCGGGTACGTCACcctgttttatttttaaggtcGCTATGGCCATGTGTATTCTGTATGGTTCAATAACTACGTTTGTCCTAATTTATCTTGCTTTTACACCCAGAAGCATCCTTGACCTCATATTGATATGATGCTCTATCACGGTCGACCGATATAACATGATATGTTTGACTTATATTTGTGGATGCCCCCAAAGTTTGTGCGTTTCTGATTCGTCTAAATTAACCTATCTGAGCTATCcctttctttaaatttattattatcaatGAATTTAGAGGAGGTGGCCGGTGATGGGgagaaaataaatgtgaaatgCCCTGACAAAGTACTTATACGAGTACTTTACTTCCATGGAACGTAaacaataagataaaataaaaaccaccTAGCTGGTACGTACTATTCATGGCTctaatttttttaccttttttttaaaaaaatgataattttattgataatcttCAGAAAGAAAATCGTAATTCCAATTATGCATCTAATCGAAGTAAACTATAGACAAGAAACCATGCAAAACATGTACTTAATTGCATAGACCAGCATTAATTAAAGTGTGCACAACAGGCCAGGGTTGATGTTTCTTAGGAAGCTAGCATCCCGTTTCGTCGAACCTATAATTTGGCAGTTATGCCTATAGGAGTAGGAGTTGCTACTTTTTCATGTACCGCACAGaataaacataacaaaaataaaaaaggaccTCCAGTCAAGCTTCCTGCAGGAGGGACCCTTGTATAATTACATGTAGTCTTCGTTTGTTTAATATTGAAAGTTTTCCCTTTATTATATCTAGCATGGAACACGTTCGGTCGCCAAGAAATGGTATAAATAAGTCCACCGAGAGATTCAAATTCTAGGGAGATTATATCtatctggagagagagagagagagagaaagatggtGAGAACTCCTCGGTGTGATAAAAATGGATTGAAGAAAGGAACATGGACACCAGAGGAAGACAGGAAGCTTATAAGTTATGTCACTAGGTACGGCTGTTGGAATTGGCGCCAGCTACCCAGGTTTGCAGGTCTATCAAGGTGTGGAAAGAGTTGCAGACTTCGATGGATGAATTATCTAAGACCCAACATCAAAAGAGGGAACTATaccaaagaagaagaggagaaaatCATCAACTTGCACGAATCGTTGGGGAATAGGTATGCTTTAATAAATTACATTCAATTTCGAATCAAACTAACAAGATGATGAGAAGCGGCCAGGCTTACTAATTTTACATGATCATCACTCGACCAAGATGAATCATGCATGATGATCATACAGTTCTTGTACAAAACTTTTTGTTCCTGAATACAGTTTGCCTCATTTTTCTATGGTAATTAGTACGATTAGCTTTTAATAAGGCATGCATACCCAACAGATTTTTGTATGAAGTACTGGACTAAGGCCTCTTACATTTTCTGATCACTTGCAGATGGTCTACAATTGCTGCTCAGCTACCAGGAAGGACAGATAATGAGATCAAAAACCACTGGCACACCAACCTGAAGAAACGCTTGAAACAAAACTGTGTCACCCATGAAGAAAAACACGACTCAAATGATCTTCCTAGGGGTGAAAAGAGACAGAAGAGAAAGGAGCCAAGTCATTCTCTTAAAAATCCAGAAACTACGCTTGAGGCAATTGATGCTGCAGTACTTGATCGGAGGACAAACGTGGTTGCAGGTGATATTAATCATGGTACTTCCACAGAATATGTAGAAACCGATGGTAATTTTTGGACACAGCCATTTTTGACAGATGATTCCAATATTACAACTGGGTTCCCTTCACCATTTATGGACAGCGAGTATTTATGTTCAGTGCTTGATGAATTGTTGTCATCCCCTTATGGTTTATTCGAAGAAAAAGACGAGTACTCAAACAATCTTTCCCCGAGCGAGAAAAGACAAAAGAGGCTAAATGATCAGCCAAATAAACCTTTTCTACATCCAAGTACCCAAACTATTGATAGCTCACCATCATCACCACAACCATGCTCAAGTGAATTATCCTCCATCACCAAAGATACAGCAGTTACAACTAGAACAAACATGGTTGCGGACGATAACGTCGTTACTTCCTTTGAAGCATCCACGGAAAACGGTAGTAATTTTTGGACAGAGCCATTTTTTGCAGATAACTCCTATATTCCAAGTGATTTCTCAGCACCATTTATCTGCACTGATGAATACTTATCTCCAGCATTTGATGAATTCTTGTGCGCATATGTCCTGTAAGATGAGGAAACTGAGGACTTGAACCGACAAGCAAATTATGCATGGAGAGCTTCATCCATTCCCTACGTTGCTTGCTTACTACTGGTTTTCTAGTGAGGAAGATGTTAAATGCAGTACATGTTTTACTATAACTATTGTCTTAGAAACTGAGTTGGAAATTGGAGTGATACATtcccaaaatatataataagtacaTCTTTAATTAGCCTTTTGATTTGTGACACATAGCTTGTCAAATTAccttatatatatgtagcaaaacttataatatctatAGCATTACCTTTTAGTAATAGTAGTTGCTTTCCTACTGTGATCACTCCCTATATGATGTGATGTATGGGTTGTAgaatactatataatacatcCAAGGGAAAGTTAATTCATGATCAATCATGTTATCCCCCTTTGCCTCTGATCCTTTAATAGTGATTTTGGTATGATGTATATGCGTGGTTTGTGGGCCATATCTGACGTGATCATGGAGTTGTCACAGCCCAACCGAAGCTGCAAAGGCAGCGCAACTTCGTGCTGCTGCCTATCTTGTAGATATGCGTATACTAGGTCAAGCTCCCCTCAATAAATTTAGAGTCAATTACTAATCACACCTCGTGCATTTTATGGCcgtcatatttaattaatgatcaAATGTTATTGATCATGTTTTTACTGCTTTCTTATGAAATATATATCCTTATTCTAATCGATCATATCCAATTTTCTTAATTCCTCACGTTTTAGAAgtgttaaattgaaataaataacgTCTTGTGATCGCAAGTTgcttataaaaatacttttacgCTGCATTCTGTCTGAAGATACACTCTTAGAAACAATCCATTTACTGGCAAATCTTTAATTAttggcaaaaaataaaacactaaaTGGCTTATAAACTCAGTCTTTAGCAATATTGAATCTTAACGGATCATAACGGCAAATCATGTTTGCATGCAgtagttaaaacttaaaaattcaaTGAAAGTACGGAACACTATAATCATGTTCTCAAGCCAGTACTGCGCGCGGTTGAGTACTGATCTTGTTTGCAAGGGTCTATTGACTATTGAAGACAAAAGAAAACTGGACACAAACATTAATTAAATGAAGTGAGCCAGGAACTCCAACAAAAGTACTAGACTTGCTTGCTGATCCACGTCATGACTTTGCAATAAAACTccgaaaaaaaaatacaaaacttggTGTCGAAATTTGGTGTGAGTTGAAAAGGGAAAACCGAAAAAAGGAAAGTTCTTTAGTCTGAAGGCCAATcgacaacaaatatatatatatatatatatatatatatatatatatatatatcgtgcAAATAAATATAACTAATTGAGGAGACAATTAATGATAGTTGATCGATCCAATGCAAGAAATTCGATCTTTAGAGACCAAATTTTTTAGGGGCGAATTAAGttttgtccctaaaagtacttattggggagaaaattaaattttgctcAAAATATGGAAGCGGTTTTAGCTTCGTTTGAACAGACAAATATCTGTTTGAACTATACTTTCTAGGACGAAATATTGTGTCTAAAACTAAAATCAGGCGGTGATGGTTGCTATAATATTCGAACGTTCCCATACACTTTTGAACAGTAATTTAATTCACGTTCGAATGctgatataattatttgaatattagtcGTGGCGGGAATGTATATACAATTTTTTCCGAGCAAAGTTAGAACCCGTTCGAACACtatatttaatcatttgaaCGAATTTCTTGGtgggaagttataaataaatttggcaGGGATGTTGCTATAGTGTTCAAACggtatttttatattcaaacaaagtTATAAGacattcaatttttcataagAGGCGTTCGAACAGTAACGTAGACAATCGTAataagtttatttattaaaatttattgaaagaaattcaaatatttaaaaataaatcttatttgagtctattaattatcattttcaaaagatgaaaaatctacctatactgatttattattatttattatgaattaaaatatatcatatatgtcgTCCTaggaattttatataattaatttaaaaattaactaaTGACTTTTATTatagtaaataagaatttgcaattaaaaaaatattactttataggcaatttcattttttatattatcataaaCTAGTtagtaaaataaagaaaattatttttttataagaaacaagctagctatatataacaAACAAAAACGATATAGTAATTAAATCGACAAcgtttgatataaaaaaaaggtcaaataaaaaataaaactattgagTAAGACTATCCAGGTCCTCTTGGATGACAGTAATGCATCCCTCAATCTCTTATAGTTGAACCATGATGGTCGCAATGATCCTCTCCACAGTCCTCTTCATGTCCTGGATTAAACGTGTGCGGCGCACCTCGAGCAGAGATCGCATCTTCGTGGTAGTAGCCCCCTCAGCATGTCTATCAACACTGGCATCAGTAGAAGCTGGATCACACTCCGTGCCACTATCTTGTGCTGCTGGAACATTAATACGAGCCTTCCACAAGTGGCCCTCACTCTTGCCAAATGTTATCTTTTTAAGGAGCCCCATCTGTGGTTGCCTCTGCTTTGTCATTAGCACATCGACCCTTGATTGGACTAGGAGGTTAGAGATCATCAATGCAAACGGTAGACGGTACTAGAATACCGATACTCAGATCGAATGCAGATGAGGCAGTATAAAGGTAGATCAATCGGCTCTCTATTGCTATATGTAACATAAATCGAGCCTGTTTGATGCCGAAGTCAATCTTGTGTTTCCTCAGACCAATATTATGGAAGACAATCAAATTCAGCATTTGAAAAAATGCGATACAATCAACCTGTTTGATCACCTTGCTGCCATCATATGGAGAAGCTGAATCATCATGCATCAACTTACAAATCTCATCTGAGTGGGACTGTCGTCTTCTGGAGCCTCATCCTCGATGGCATCCTCACCATCTATCCCTGCACCTGATTGTTGTGCACAGTATGCACCAAGCTCATGGGGGATCCCAAGAAAGTCAGCTATAATGTCTGCTAAGATGGTAATACTCACTTCCCAAATAATGAACAAGAAAAACTCCTC
Coding sequences:
- the LOC121252032 gene encoding transcription factor MYB14-like; its protein translation is MVRTPRCDKNGLKKGTWTPEEDRKLISYVTRYGCWNWRQLPRFAGLSRCGKSCRLRWMNYLRPNIKRGNYTKEEEEKIINLHESLGNRWSTIAAQLPGRTDNEIKNHWHTNLKKRLKQNCVTHEEKHDSNDLPRGEKRQKRKEPSHSLKNPETTLEAIDAAVLDRRTNVVAGDINHGTSTEYVETDGNFWTQPFLTDDSNITTGFPSPFMDSEYLCSVLDELLSSPYGLFEEKDEYSNNLSPSEKRQKRLNDQPNKPFLHPSTQTIDSSPSSPQPCSSELSSITKDTAVTTRTNMVADDNVVTSFEASTENGSNFWTEPFFADNSYIPSDFSAPFICTDEYLSPAFDEFLCAYVL